A stretch of Candidatus Eisenbacteria bacterium DNA encodes these proteins:
- a CDS encoding ABC transporter ATP-binding protein, whose product MGKEPLLEVEDLRVFFATDGEIARVVDAVSLSVRKGEVLGLVGESGCGKSVTALSILRLIPEPPGRIAGGCIRFLGRDLLRLSESEMRRIRGNAIAMVFQEPTASLNPVLTCGFQVEEAFRLHRRLRGSAAREAAVEALRLVGIPDPEARAGDYPHRLSGGMRQRVLLAIALACRPALLIADEPTTALDVTIQAQILRVLLDLKEQLGMSVLLITHDLGVVAEAADRVAVMYAGEIVEEGDAASVLESPRHPYTQALLRAAPRADGAAEALRPIEGSVPDPRDHPSGCRFHPRCPIAESGCREAHPRLVGSVRCFLAEGGGS is encoded by the coding sequence ATGGGGAAGGAGCCCCTTCTCGAGGTTGAGGACCTCCGCGTCTTCTTCGCGACCGACGGGGAGATCGCGCGCGTGGTCGACGCGGTCTCCCTCTCCGTTCGGAAGGGTGAGGTCCTCGGCCTGGTCGGGGAGTCCGGCTGCGGGAAGAGCGTCACCGCCCTGTCGATTCTCCGCCTGATCCCCGAACCCCCGGGGAGGATTGCCGGGGGATGCATCCGTTTCCTCGGGCGCGATCTCCTCCGGCTCTCCGAGTCGGAGATGCGGAGGATCCGAGGGAACGCGATCGCGATGGTCTTCCAAGAGCCGACGGCCTCCCTGAACCCGGTGCTCACGTGCGGATTCCAGGTCGAGGAGGCGTTCCGGCTCCACCGGCGTCTTCGTGGATCCGCCGCGCGCGAGGCGGCGGTCGAGGCGCTTCGCCTCGTCGGCATTCCGGACCCGGAGGCGCGTGCGGGCGACTACCCCCACCGGCTTTCCGGAGGCATGAGGCAGAGGGTGCTCCTGGCGATCGCGCTCGCGTGCCGTCCGGCGCTCCTCATCGCGGACGAGCCGACCACGGCGCTCGATGTCACGATCCAGGCCCAGATCCTGCGCGTTCTTTTAGACCTAAAAGAACAGCTCGGCATGTCGGTCCTCCTCATCACGCACGACCTCGGGGTCGTTGCGGAGGCGGCCGACCGCGTCGCGGTCATGTACGCGGGGGAGATCGTCGAGGAGGGGGACGCCGCCTCGGTTCTCGAGAGCCCGCGCCATCCGTACACGCAGGCTCTCCTCCGCGCCGCGCCCCGCGCGGACGGCGCGGCCGAGGCGCTCCGCCCGATCGAGGGGAGTGTCCCGGACCCGCGCGATCACCCGTCCGGGTGCCGCTTTCACCCGCGGTGCCCGATCGCCGAAAGCGGATGCCGCGAGGCGCATCCTCGCCTCGTGGGCTCGGTTCGCTGCTTTCTCGCAGAGGGAGGGGGATCGTGA
- the gcvT gene encoding glycine cleavage system aminomethyltransferase GcvT yields MSHEAGEARRTALYDRHVREGAKMVPFAGWEMPIQYTSILEEHAAVRERAGLFDVSHMGEIVLTGPRREEEADRLTTARISDREPGEVQYAVLPNDRGGIVDDILVYKLEDEVLLVVNASNREKDLRWILERCGGRATVTDRSLETSQVAVQGKRARAIFAQVAEPDLLRLSYYHAARGKVAGVPAIVSRTGYTGEYGYEVYVPWAEGPRVWDALLDAGRSEGIAPVGLGARDSLRLEMRYCLYGNDIDETTNPFEAGIGWVVRKKETDFVGKEALAAARKSGARRKLAAFRLGPRDIPRPGYEILHKGRKVGVVTSGGFSPTLRAGIALGYLEDAADEEEGFAVRIRDREAPARRQKGAFVASSVKEEGEEES; encoded by the coding sequence GTGTCCCATGAAGCGGGAGAGGCGAGGAGGACCGCTCTCTACGATCGCCACGTGCGCGAGGGAGCGAAGATGGTTCCGTTCGCCGGATGGGAAATGCCGATTCAATACACGTCGATCCTCGAGGAACACGCCGCGGTGCGGGAGCGGGCGGGTCTTTTCGACGTCTCCCACATGGGGGAGATCGTGCTCACCGGGCCCCGCAGGGAGGAGGAGGCGGACCGTCTGACGACGGCGCGCATCTCCGACCGGGAGCCGGGAGAAGTTCAGTACGCGGTCCTTCCGAATGACCGGGGCGGGATCGTGGACGACATCCTCGTCTACAAGCTCGAGGATGAGGTTCTCCTCGTCGTGAACGCGTCGAACCGCGAGAAGGATCTTCGATGGATCCTCGAGCGGTGCGGAGGCCGGGCGACGGTGACCGACCGGAGCCTCGAGACGAGCCAAGTCGCCGTGCAGGGGAAGCGTGCGCGGGCGATCTTCGCGCAGGTCGCGGAGCCGGATCTTCTCCGTCTTTCCTACTACCACGCGGCGCGGGGGAAGGTGGCGGGGGTTCCGGCGATCGTCTCGCGCACCGGATACACCGGCGAGTACGGATACGAAGTCTACGTTCCGTGGGCGGAGGGGCCGCGCGTCTGGGACGCGCTCCTCGATGCGGGGCGGAGCGAGGGGATCGCGCCCGTCGGTCTCGGCGCGCGCGACTCTCTTCGTCTCGAGATGCGGTATTGTCTCTACGGAAACGACATCGACGAGACGACGAACCCCTTCGAGGCGGGAATCGGCTGGGTCGTGCGAAAGAAAGAGACCGATTTCGTCGGGAAGGAAGCGCTCGCCGCCGCCCGAAAGAGCGGAGCGCGAAGGAAGCTCGCGGCGTTTCGCCTCGGGCCGCGCGACATCCCGAGACCGGGATACGAGATCCTTCACAAGGGAAGGAAGGTGGGGGTCGTGACGAGCGGCGGATTCTCGCCGACCCTCCGCGCGGGGATCGCTCTCGGATATCTGGAGGACGCGGCGGACGAGGAGGAGGGATTCGCCGTTCGCATTCGGGATCGCGAAGCGCCAGCGCGTCGCCAGAAAGGCGCGTTCGTCGCCTCGTCGGTCAAAGAGGAAGGGGAGGAAGAATCGTGA
- the gcvPB gene encoding aminomethyl-transferring glycine dehydrogenase subunit GcvPB — translation MLDPVIFELHKTGRAAEHLPAPETPEEEILASIPERMRRRLPLRLAEVPELELARHYERLARRNHHVEKDFYPLGSCTMKYNPKVHERIASLPEFAALHPMLPETLAQGAIRLLGSMEEALAAVTGMDAFTLQPAAGAHGEFTGLSLVEAYFRKKGEDRRKVILPDSAHGTNPASVRRLSLEPVEVRSDERGEVSIDALAALVDEGTAALMLTLPNTLGLFESHLPRIVEIVHGAGAQLYLDGANLNALLGIVRPGDIGFDVMHANVHKTFSTPHGGGGPGAGPVGVKEHLRPFLPTPRPVREGDRWTWKHDFPDSIGPVHSYYGNFAVLVRAYAYIRHLGAPGLREVTEHAILGANYLRSLVEKSYPVPYRRAAMHEFVASAARFFQAANIRAMDIGKRLLDFGFYAPTISFPLIVKEALMIEPTETESRETIERFAEAMLAIAKEIEEDPERVRGAPYHTPVRRVNESLASRRPQLVWEDGADGEGAPSRG, via the coding sequence ATGCTTGATCCGGTGATCTTCGAACTGCATAAGACCGGGCGCGCGGCGGAGCACTTGCCGGCTCCGGAGACTCCGGAGGAGGAGATCCTCGCGTCGATCCCGGAACGGATGAGACGCCGTCTTCCGCTCCGGCTCGCCGAGGTGCCGGAGCTCGAGCTCGCGCGCCACTACGAGCGGCTCGCGCGGCGAAACCACCACGTCGAGAAGGACTTCTATCCTCTCGGCTCCTGCACGATGAAGTACAACCCGAAGGTGCACGAAAGGATCGCCTCGCTTCCGGAGTTCGCCGCGCTCCACCCGATGCTCCCCGAGACGCTCGCGCAAGGGGCGATCCGCCTTCTCGGCTCGATGGAGGAGGCGCTCGCAGCGGTCACCGGCATGGATGCCTTCACGCTTCAGCCGGCCGCCGGCGCGCACGGGGAGTTCACCGGTCTTTCGCTCGTCGAGGCGTACTTCCGGAAGAAGGGCGAGGACCGCCGCAAGGTGATCCTCCCCGATTCCGCGCACGGAACGAACCCGGCCTCGGTCCGGCGTCTCAGCCTCGAGCCGGTCGAGGTGCGGAGCGACGAACGGGGCGAGGTGTCGATCGACGCGCTCGCGGCTCTCGTGGACGAAGGGACCGCCGCCCTCATGCTCACGCTTCCGAACACGCTCGGGCTCTTCGAGTCGCATCTTCCGCGCATTGTGGAGATCGTGCACGGAGCGGGGGCGCAGTTGTATCTCGACGGGGCGAACCTGAACGCGCTCCTCGGCATCGTGCGCCCCGGAGACATCGGCTTCGACGTCATGCACGCGAACGTGCACAAGACGTTCTCCACGCCGCACGGGGGGGGCGGCCCGGGAGCCGGGCCGGTCGGCGTGAAGGAGCACCTCCGCCCGTTCCTCCCGACCCCACGGCCGGTTCGCGAGGGGGATCGCTGGACGTGGAAGCACGACTTCCCCGACTCGATCGGTCCGGTCCACTCGTACTACGGGAACTTCGCGGTGCTCGTCCGCGCGTACGCGTATATCCGCCATCTCGGCGCCCCCGGTCTTCGCGAGGTGACCGAGCACGCGATTTTGGGCGCGAACTACCTTCGATCGCTTGTCGAGAAGTCGTATCCGGTCCCTTACCGGCGCGCCGCGATGCACGAGTTCGTCGCCTCCGCGGCCCGCTTCTTTCAAGCAGCGAACATTCGCGCGATGGACATCGGAAAGCGGCTTCTCGATTTCGGGTTCTACGCGCCGACGATCTCCTTCCCGCTCATCGTGAAGGAAGCGCTCATGATCGAGCCGACCGAGACGGAGAGCCGCGAGACGATCGAGCGGTTCGCCGAGGCGATGCTCGCGATCGCGAAGGAGATCGAGGAGGATCCGGAGCGCGTCCGCGGCGCCCCGTACCATACCCCGGTCCGCCGCGTGAACGAGAGCCTCGCCTCGCGGCGTCCGCAGCTCGTCTGGGAGGATGGGGCCGATGGGGAAGGAGCCCCTTCTCGAGGTTGA
- a CDS encoding ATP-binding cassette domain-containing protein, with protein sequence MTAGSVLLSVRGLRKEYTLRGGLLGRRGGIVRAVGGVSFGVEEGSTLGLVGESGAGKSTIGRTLLRLEEPTEGEILFRGRDLSRLSVRELRPLRREMQIVFQDPFGSLNPRVPVGRAIREVLEVHRIAKGKSASDQARGLLELVGLQRGDGDRYPHEFSAGQRQRICIARALSVSPRFIVADEPVSALDMSNQAQIVNLLLGLQQKLGISYLLITHNLAVVRQIAGRLAVLYLGKIVEEGPTPDLFLGPLHPYTGALLAASPSRNPRERGRSLLLSGEIPSPMRIPAGCPFHPRCPHAGERCRAEVPREISPGLSRRVSCHLHDGGTGPPLAIGKSPAPRGPIAS encoded by the coding sequence GTGACGGCCGGATCGGTTCTCCTTTCGGTTCGCGGGCTCCGCAAGGAGTACACGCTTCGCGGCGGGCTTCTCGGCCGAAGGGGAGGTATCGTCCGAGCGGTCGGCGGGGTCTCGTTCGGTGTCGAAGAAGGGAGCACGCTCGGCCTCGTCGGCGAGAGCGGGGCGGGAAAGAGCACGATCGGCCGCACGCTTCTTCGGTTGGAGGAGCCGACGGAAGGGGAGATCCTGTTTCGAGGGCGCGATCTTTCCCGGCTCTCGGTCCGCGAGCTCCGGCCGCTCCGCCGCGAGATGCAGATCGTCTTTCAGGATCCGTTCGGCTCGCTGAACCCGCGGGTTCCGGTGGGGCGTGCGATCCGCGAGGTGCTGGAGGTGCATCGGATCGCGAAGGGGAAGAGCGCGAGCGACCAGGCCCGAGGTCTCCTCGAGCTTGTGGGGCTCCAACGCGGGGATGGAGATCGCTACCCGCATGAGTTCAGCGCAGGCCAGCGCCAGAGGATCTGCATCGCGCGCGCCCTCTCCGTCTCCCCGAGGTTCATCGTGGCGGACGAGCCGGTCTCGGCGCTCGACATGTCCAATCAAGCGCAGATCGTGAACCTCCTCCTCGGCCTGCAGCAGAAGCTCGGGATCTCGTATCTTCTTATAACGCACAATCTTGCGGTCGTTCGACAGATCGCCGGTCGCCTCGCCGTCCTCTACCTCGGGAAGATCGTCGAGGAGGGGCCGACGCCCGATCTGTTCCTGGGTCCGCTCCATCCTTACACCGGGGCGCTTCTCGCGGCCTCTCCCTCGAGAAACCCGCGCGAGCGCGGGCGGTCGCTCCTCCTCTCGGGGGAGATCCCCTCTCCCATGCGTATCCCGGCCGGTTGCCCCTTCCATCCGCGCTGCCCGCACGCGGGGGAGAGGTGCCGCGCCGAGGTTCCCCGCGAGATCTCCCCCGGGCTCTCCCGGCGGGTGTCGTGCCACCTTCACGATGGCGGAACCGGACCTCCGCTCGCGATTGGGAAAAGCCCGGCGCCCCGCGGACCGATCGCGAGCTAG
- the gcvPA gene encoding aminomethyl-transferring glycine dehydrogenase subunit GcvPA: MSYIPHNVEDREKMLRSIGVSSVEDLLREIPRSLRFEGTLPLPPPLSQMETERELAGIAAENGAALACDSFLGGGVYDHYVPALVGATAARPEFYSAYTPYQAEVSQGTLQVIFEFQSLISRLTGMPLVNASLYDGATALVEAIWMASGERSGRSEILIARALRPSYRGVLCSHLAVSGLRLREFPFGKEGTTDLSRLKQMVSSETAAVVVESPNVFGLLEETEEAGRIAHEAGALFIQVFDPVSLAIVRTPAEAGADIAVGEGQSLGSPPNFGGPLLGLFAARAEFLRRMPGRLSGMTEDAKGARAFTLTLQTREQHIRREKATSNICTNQGLVALAAAVHLSSLGPVGLRRAALLSQERALELRKLLRESGAAFPFDGPFFREFVVRFPEESLERGLVRHLLDHRVIPGIPLEKAYPEMRGCLLVAVTEKRSRESIRRYADLVRDFADARGKGAPPDA, encoded by the coding sequence ATGAGCTACATACCGCACAACGTGGAAGACCGCGAGAAGATGCTCCGGTCGATCGGCGTCTCGAGCGTGGAAGATCTCCTCCGCGAGATCCCCCGGTCTCTCCGTTTCGAGGGAACGCTTCCTCTCCCGCCGCCGCTCTCCCAGATGGAGACGGAAAGGGAGCTCGCAGGAATCGCCGCCGAGAACGGCGCGGCGCTCGCCTGCGACTCCTTCCTCGGCGGGGGCGTCTACGATCACTACGTTCCCGCTCTCGTCGGGGCGACGGCCGCGCGTCCCGAGTTCTACAGCGCCTACACGCCGTATCAGGCCGAGGTGAGCCAGGGGACTCTTCAGGTCATCTTCGAGTTCCAATCGCTCATCTCGCGCCTCACAGGGATGCCGCTCGTGAACGCGTCCCTCTACGACGGGGCGACCGCATTGGTCGAGGCGATCTGGATGGCGTCCGGAGAGCGCTCTGGGCGCAGCGAAATCCTGATCGCGCGCGCTCTCCGCCCGAGCTACCGGGGGGTCCTCTGCTCGCACCTCGCGGTCTCCGGGCTTCGGCTTCGCGAGTTCCCGTTCGGGAAGGAGGGGACGACCGATCTTTCCCGTCTCAAGCAAATGGTCTCGAGCGAAACCGCGGCGGTCGTCGTGGAGAGCCCGAACGTGTTCGGGCTTCTCGAGGAGACCGAGGAGGCGGGTCGGATCGCCCACGAGGCGGGCGCCCTCTTCATCCAGGTGTTCGACCCGGTGAGCCTCGCGATCGTTCGGACGCCGGCGGAGGCGGGGGCGGACATCGCGGTCGGCGAGGGGCAGAGCCTCGGCTCGCCGCCGAACTTCGGCGGGCCGCTCCTCGGGCTCTTCGCGGCGCGCGCGGAGTTTCTCCGGCGGATGCCGGGGAGGCTCTCCGGGATGACCGAGGACGCGAAGGGCGCCCGCGCGTTCACCCTCACGCTCCAGACGCGCGAGCAACACATCCGCCGGGAGAAGGCGACCTCGAACATCTGCACGAACCAGGGGCTCGTCGCTCTCGCCGCCGCGGTTCACCTCTCGTCGCTCGGACCCGTGGGGCTCCGGCGCGCCGCGCTCCTCAGCCAGGAGCGGGCTCTCGAGCTCAGGAAGCTTCTTCGCGAGTCGGGGGCCGCGTTCCCCTTCGACGGTCCCTTCTTCCGCGAGTTCGTCGTCCGCTTCCCCGAGGAGTCGCTGGAGCGCGGTCTCGTCCGGCACCTTCTCGACCATCGCGTCATCCCGGGGATCCCGCTCGAAAAGGCGTATCCGGAAATGAGAGGATGCCTGCTCGTCGCGGTCACCGAGAAGAGGAGCCGGGAGTCGATCCGGCGCTACGCGGATCTCGTACGCGACTTCGCCGATGCAAGGGGGAAAGGAGCGCCGCCCGATGCTTGA
- a CDS encoding PorV/PorQ family protein — MRNRLAAAFVGLLLVHGAAHGTEIFAKVGTIGAQFLKIGVGGRGVAMGESFVAIADDASALYWNPAGIARLEGQSHVFFSHSAWPADIGHEFAGYVFTYGGIPGVMGVSLNVLQMDPMIRTTEYHPDGRNLAGSQELEQFDAGDMAIGVSYARFLTDKFAFGGTLKWIHQGLEDEFAEGLNFDFGTLYNTGFRTVTIGMTVQNIGPTMKFIDQEFSPPTTFKLGVAMDAFRSAQHAVLTSAEFNHPSDNKERANLGLEYEYIPLERFSVALRGGYMTNRDIQDYALGFGVGFPTSATATADVNYSFMNMKELGATHQVSVILSY; from the coding sequence ATGCGGAACCGACTCGCAGCCGCGTTCGTTGGTCTCCTCCTCGTGCACGGCGCGGCCCACGGCACGGAGATCTTCGCGAAGGTGGGAACCATCGGCGCTCAGTTCCTCAAGATCGGTGTGGGGGGAAGAGGGGTCGCGATGGGCGAGTCGTTCGTCGCGATCGCCGACGACGCCTCGGCGCTTTATTGGAACCCCGCGGGAATCGCGAGGCTCGAGGGGCAGAGCCACGTGTTCTTCTCGCATTCCGCGTGGCCGGCGGACATCGGCCACGAGTTCGCCGGGTATGTCTTCACGTACGGAGGGATCCCCGGGGTGATGGGTGTGAGCCTCAACGTGCTTCAAATGGACCCGATGATCCGCACGACCGAGTATCACCCCGATGGACGGAACCTCGCCGGCTCGCAGGAGCTCGAGCAGTTCGACGCGGGCGACATGGCGATCGGCGTCTCCTATGCGCGCTTCCTCACCGACAAGTTCGCGTTCGGAGGCACGCTGAAGTGGATTCACCAGGGCCTCGAGGACGAGTTCGCCGAGGGGCTGAACTTCGACTTCGGAACGCTCTACAACACCGGCTTCCGAACGGTCACGATCGGCATGACCGTGCAGAACATCGGCCCGACGATGAAGTTCATCGATCAAGAGTTTTCTCCGCCGACGACGTTCAAGCTCGGCGTCGCGATGGACGCGTTTCGGTCGGCGCAACACGCGGTCCTGACGTCCGCCGAGTTCAACCATCCGAGCGACAACAAAGAGCGCGCGAATCTCGGCCTCGAGTACGAATACATCCCGCTGGAGAGGTTCTCCGTCGCTCTCAGGGGCGGCTACATGACCAACCGCGACATCCAGGATTACGCGCTCGGATTCGGCGTGGGATTCCCCACAAGCGCGACCGCGACGGCCGACGTGAACTACTCCTTCATGAACATGAAGGAGTTGGGCGCCACGCATCAGGTCAGCGTCATCCTCAGCTACTAG
- the gcvH gene encoding glycine cleavage system protein GcvH has product MNVPEDLKYTREHEWVLVEGKIATVGITDYAQSELGDIVYLEFPAVGDRVRLSESAGTIEAVKTVADLFAPLSGEVLEVNETLPEEPERVNRDPYGEGWMFKLSIEDPSELEELLGAADYKRLVEESRR; this is encoded by the coding sequence GTGAACGTTCCGGAAGACCTCAAATACACCAGGGAGCACGAGTGGGTTCTCGTTGAGGGGAAGATCGCGACGGTCGGCATTACCGACTACGCGCAATCCGAGCTGGGCGACATCGTCTATCTCGAGTTTCCCGCGGTCGGGGACCGCGTGCGGTTGAGCGAGTCCGCCGGCACGATCGAAGCGGTGAAGACGGTCGCCGACCTCTTCGCTCCCCTTTCCGGCGAGGTGCTCGAGGTGAACGAAACGCTCCCCGAGGAGCCGGAGCGGGTGAACCGGGACCCGTACGGGGAAGGTTGGATGTTCAAGTTGTCGATCGAGGATCCGTCGGAGCTCGAGGAGCTTCTCGGCGCCGCGGACTACAAGAGGCTGGTCGAGGAATCGAGACGTTAG
- a CDS encoding TonB-dependent receptor: MASQRNSGPRASVLLALALLFVLGTAFAQDGQTGTLSGQVREAETGKPIAWADVLIQGTTIGGISQQNGTFTIYKIPAGTYTVTVQMMGYTPRKFEGVAVVPGQVTNLIAELSETAVQMETIRIGADEKMDVTEQTRTEYKIDKEEFKIRAINTVTDALAKQPGVTIDGQGRLHVRGGRADEVKYFVDGMPVTDPFVGQNTLDVSFASLENIQLLSGGFDAEFGNAQSGIVNIQTAEGGRKFSGLVKYMTDDYGAPDKTYWNADDIAFAVGGPLVSKDLRFHLSAEANFSDTYIKPRKEYTKREVYGITLQDRIYNQYRGQGKLTYYFSPEMKLSTEALYTRSLQDQYHHPYSRVGWWSAEAKRWWYEPLDTTYVFYSGPEHLPRFITEDSQAKASWTHTLSPETFYTLKVSRFTTSYLERVGHKEPREYIPTYRSDEYVDPANRYFVVQGDYPHYQDYRTRRYTVRSDLTSQVTERHRMKTGLELDYYDLSMFEATYPDSNRPEGPWPDRYNVFSWGGAAYIQDKLQYEGMVLSAGLRLDFFDPGARAARIGNEFLASTFQTPQDISLWSRLKKQVSPRLGMAYPISDRDVLHFHYGRFYQLPVFERMYKGIGQQIEQDGGTYGNIFLDPEKNISYELGVDHQLTKTLNLDMTVFFKDIFGWIDTDEIVNGSLASFGNSAPIGYVNQAYGTVKGLEFKLNRRLANKFGGSIVYTLARATGTFSDDNSQALVGTGVLNRKPLTENPLNWDRTHAVVGNLILTDPGVWEFSMDYMYETGSPFTPRRYQQRSIDAEDMNSARLPDESRLDVRANKLYSIYGQEFRLFVEANNVLNRENIRDLSPGEWPSNSGLYTVYYTETGQLGGAYNLNDVNASAGNQYVSLGDPRVLDPMRRVKVGIMFDW; the protein is encoded by the coding sequence ATGGCTTCGCAGAGGAATTCCGGTCCTCGCGCATCCGTCCTTCTCGCGCTCGCCTTGCTCTTCGTTCTTGGGACGGCCTTCGCACAGGACGGTCAAACGGGAACGCTGTCGGGCCAAGTCCGCGAAGCGGAAACAGGCAAGCCGATCGCTTGGGCGGATGTGCTCATTCAGGGAACGACCATCGGAGGCATCAGCCAGCAGAACGGGACGTTCACGATCTACAAGATTCCGGCGGGAACGTACACGGTGACCGTTCAGATGATGGGCTACACGCCTCGGAAGTTCGAGGGGGTCGCGGTCGTCCCGGGCCAGGTGACGAACCTGATCGCCGAGCTCTCCGAGACCGCCGTGCAGATGGAGACGATCCGCATCGGTGCGGACGAGAAGATGGACGTCACCGAGCAGACGAGGACAGAGTACAAGATCGACAAGGAAGAGTTCAAGATTCGCGCTATCAACACGGTGACCGACGCCCTCGCGAAGCAGCCCGGCGTGACGATCGACGGCCAAGGGCGCCTTCACGTGCGCGGCGGCCGCGCGGACGAGGTGAAGTACTTCGTCGATGGGATGCCCGTGACCGACCCGTTCGTGGGCCAGAACACGCTCGATGTCTCGTTTGCGTCTCTCGAGAACATCCAACTCCTCTCGGGCGGTTTCGATGCCGAGTTCGGCAACGCTCAGTCAGGGATCGTGAACATCCAGACCGCGGAGGGGGGCAGGAAGTTCTCGGGGCTCGTGAAGTACATGACGGACGACTACGGGGCGCCGGACAAGACTTACTGGAACGCGGACGACATCGCCTTCGCGGTAGGAGGACCGCTCGTCTCCAAGGACCTGCGATTCCACCTGTCGGCGGAAGCGAACTTCAGCGACACATATATCAAACCTCGAAAGGAATACACGAAGCGGGAGGTCTACGGGATCACGCTTCAGGATCGCATCTACAACCAGTACCGAGGCCAGGGGAAGCTGACTTACTACTTCTCGCCGGAGATGAAGCTGTCCACGGAAGCGCTCTACACGCGCTCCTTGCAGGATCAGTACCATCACCCGTACAGCCGAGTCGGGTGGTGGTCGGCCGAGGCGAAGCGCTGGTGGTATGAACCTCTCGACACGACCTACGTCTTCTATTCCGGCCCGGAGCACCTGCCCCGCTTCATCACCGAGGACAGCCAGGCGAAGGCGTCGTGGACCCATACCCTCTCTCCCGAGACGTTTTATACGCTCAAGGTCAGCCGCTTCACGACCAGCTATCTGGAGCGGGTGGGGCACAAGGAGCCCCGGGAGTACATTCCGACGTACAGGAGCGACGAGTACGTCGATCCGGCGAACCGCTACTTCGTCGTGCAGGGGGACTACCCGCACTACCAAGACTATCGGACGAGGCGCTACACGGTGCGATCCGACCTCACGAGCCAGGTGACGGAGCGGCACCGGATGAAGACCGGCCTCGAGCTCGATTACTACGATCTTTCCATGTTCGAGGCGACCTATCCCGACTCGAACCGCCCCGAGGGACCGTGGCCGGACCGCTACAACGTCTTCTCCTGGGGGGGCGCGGCGTACATCCAGGACAAGCTCCAGTACGAGGGGATGGTCCTGAGCGCGGGTCTGCGGCTCGACTTCTTCGATCCGGGGGCGCGTGCCGCGCGGATCGGGAACGAGTTCCTTGCCTCGACGTTCCAGACGCCGCAGGACATCTCGCTCTGGTCCCGCCTCAAGAAGCAGGTGAGCCCTCGTCTCGGCATGGCCTATCCGATCTCCGACCGGGACGTGCTCCACTTCCACTACGGCCGGTTCTACCAGCTCCCCGTCTTCGAGCGGATGTACAAGGGGATCGGTCAGCAGATCGAGCAGGACGGGGGCACCTACGGGAATATCTTCCTCGATCCGGAGAAGAATATCAGCTACGAGCTCGGCGTCGACCATCAGCTGACGAAGACCTTGAACCTCGACATGACCGTCTTCTTCAAGGACATCTTCGGTTGGATCGATACGGACGAGATCGTGAACGGGAGCCTCGCGAGCTTCGGCAACTCCGCCCCGATCGGATACGTGAACCAGGCCTACGGGACGGTGAAAGGTTTGGAGTTCAAGCTGAACCGAAGGCTCGCGAACAAGTTCGGGGGGAGCATCGTCTACACGCTGGCCCGGGCGACCGGGACTTTCTCGGACGACAACTCGCAAGCCCTCGTGGGGACCGGCGTGCTCAATCGGAAGCCGCTCACGGAGAACCCGCTCAACTGGGACCGGACGCACGCGGTCGTGGGGAACCTCATTCTCACCGACCCGGGCGTCTGGGAGTTCTCGATGGACTACATGTACGAAACCGGCTCTCCGTTCACCCCGCGGCGGTACCAGCAGAGGAGCATCGACGCGGAGGACATGAACTCGGCACGCCTCCCTGACGAGTCCCGGCTCGACGTGCGGGCAAACAAGCTCTACAGCATCTACGGTCAGGAGTTCCGCCTCTTTGTGGAGGCGAACAACGTGCTGAACCGCGAGAACATCCGGGATCTCAGTCCCGGCGAGTGGCCGAGCAATAGCGGGCTCTACACGGTCTACTACACCGAGACGGGACAGCTCGGCGGAGCGTACAACCTGAACGACGTGAACGCGTCCGCCGGGAACCAGTACGTCTCCCTGGGCGACCCGCGCGTGCTCGATCCGATGCGGCGGGTGAAGGTCGGGATCATGTTCGACTGGTAG